The following nucleotide sequence is from Tardiphaga alba.
CGGTCGGCCTTTTTCTGGCTGTTCGAGAACAGCGTTGGCTTCAACCGATTCCTGGTGTCGCTTTTGAACGAACGCCTCGGCCAGTTCATCGCGGCGACTGAATATGGCCGCATGCTGGATGCCACCGGCCGGCTCGCGCGCTGCATCGCCTCGCTGTTCAATCCGATCCTGTATCGTGACGCCACGCGGCATCTGGAAATCACGCAGGAGGAGCTCGGGGCGATCTCCGGCATCTCGCGGCAGAAGGCCAATCAGTGCCTGCAGACCCTCGAAAAAGAGGGCCTGCTGCGGCTTGAATATGGTGGCGTCACGGTAATCGATCTGGAGCGGCTGGGGCGGTATGGCGAATAGGGCTCATCTTGTAGCCTGGATGGAGCGAAGCGCAATCCAGGAATCGGAGCCTCAGCATATCCGCCGGTCCCCGGATTGCGCTGCGCTCCATACGGGCTACGGCCTCACACTTCCAGCCATTCCTTGCGCACGCCGTCATTCGCCTTGAGCTCCGCCGGTGTGCCTTCGAACACGATGCGGCCGTGGC
It contains:
- a CDS encoding Crp/Fnr family transcriptional regulator; this translates as MIAADQLKKIAAWSRDLTDREIEVARAGIVEKSFRANEFISMRGDVFDYWTGVVSGLVKIGTISRGGKEVSITGLTAGAWFGEGSVLKNEPRRYDIVAMRDSRVAMMERSAFFWLFENSVGFNRFLVSLLNERLGQFIAATEYGRMLDATGRLARCIASLFNPILYRDATRHLEITQEELGAISGISRQKANQCLQTLEKEGLLRLEYGGVTVIDLERLGRYGE